The following proteins are encoded in a genomic region of Methylococcales bacterium:
- a CDS encoding reverse transcriptase N-terminal domain-containing protein has protein sequence MKNLQRLLSHSVSGRLLAVRRVTENLGKKTTGV, from the coding sequence GTGAAAAACTTGCAACGCTTGCTCAGTCACTCTGTAAGTGGTCGCCTGCTTGCTGTCAGGCGAGTGACAGAAAATCTAGGCAAGAAAACCACAGGTGTGTAA
- a CDS encoding transposase, producing MMLALLFYCYAKGIFSSRKIERAIYELIPVLYIASGLHPDHDSINTFRKRFLSELGELFVMLLQIAHNMKIFKLGDIYN from the coding sequence ATGATGTTAGCTTTACTCTTTTATTGCTATGCCAAGGGCATATTTTCCAGTCGTAAAATAGAAAGAGCAATCTATGAGTTAATTCCCGTATTGTATATTGCTTCTGGCTTGCATCCTGACCACGATAGCATCAATACTTTTCGGAAGCGGTTTTTATCTGAGCTGGGCGAATTGTTTGTAATGCTGTTGCAAATTGCTCATAACATGAAGATTTTTAAATTGGGCGATATTTATAATTGA
- a CDS encoding CusA/CzcA family heavy metal efflux RND transporter, which translates to MINSLINNAIKNRFIVLLAALLFGLGGLWSFKNMPLDAIPDLSDVQVIVFTKYAGQSPQVIEDQITYPLTTAMLSVPKSKTVRGYSFFGFSFVYIIFEDDTDMYWARSRVLESLNYVSDRLPEGITPTLGPDATGVGWVYEYALVDKTGQHDLAQLRSLQDWYLRYPLQTVNGVAEVASIGGYVKQYQVEVDPNALLAFNIPLSKVKRAIQRSNNDVGGRLIEMAETEYMVRGLGYIKSLDDLNQIPLGVNENGTPIRLQDVAHVHLGAELRRGVAELDGIGEVVGGVIIMRFGENAQATINAVKEKLEELKRGLPKGVEIIPVYDRGNLITRAVDTLNTALVQELVIVSIIVALFLLHIRSSLVIVISLPLGILIAFILMRWQGLNANIMSLGGIAIAIGDMVDGAIVMVENAHKHLADAVEKKKAELTSDERWEVIRKSSQEVGPALFFSLLIITVSFVPIFTMQAQEGRLFSPLAFTKSYAMGAAAILTVTLVPVLMGYFIRGKIIPEHKNPANRLLHFLHTPILKVAMRFRSVTLLLALLLLASSYYPLSKVGSEFMPPLDEGDILYMPSSFPGISITKAKELLQQTDKILKTFPEVERVFGKIGRAETATDPAPLAMMETTLSLKSRDLWPNPKKTMKELMNEMDKATQLPGLTNAWTMPIKNRLDMLSTGIKTPVGIKVGGADLKVLESLAKEIEQVMKTMPETLSAFADRAMGGYFLDFDIDREKASRYGLTVGDIQDVIQTAIGGMNITETVEGLERYPVNLRYPRELRDNLEQLKRVLISTPNGSQIPMALVAELKLTRGAPSIKSEDSRPNAWIYVDITTSDIGGFVKKARQLVKEKIKLPAGYTINWSGQFEYMERAAARLKIVVPITLLAIFLLLYFTFHNVTEPLIVMLTVPFGLIGGIWITYAYDFNLSVAVYVGFIALAGTAAETGVMVLNFIDIEIAALRRQKQRSLSADEISQAVETATALRVRPVVITAVSTMAGLIPIMWSTGTGADVAQRIAAPVLGGMVTVLLLSLLVFPVIYSFVLQQQENGLQK; encoded by the coding sequence ATGATTAACTCTCTTATCAATAACGCCATTAAAAACCGTTTTATTGTCTTACTTGCCGCCTTATTATTCGGATTAGGCGGCTTATGGTCTTTTAAAAATATGCCTTTAGATGCCATCCCCGATTTATCCGATGTGCAAGTGATTGTCTTTACCAAATATGCGGGGCAATCTCCGCAAGTAATTGAAGACCAAATTACTTACCCTTTAACCACCGCAATGTTATCTGTTCCGAAATCTAAAACAGTACGGGGTTATTCCTTTTTTGGCTTCTCCTTTGTCTATATTATTTTTGAAGATGATACCGATATGTATTGGGCGCGTTCGCGGGTTTTGGAATCTTTGAATTATGTCAGTGACCGACTGCCAGAGGGGATTACCCCCACGTTAGGTCCAGATGCCACAGGGGTGGGTTGGGTGTATGAGTATGCTCTAGTTGATAAAACGGGACAACATGATTTAGCCCAATTACGCTCTTTACAAGATTGGTATTTGCGTTATCCCTTGCAAACCGTCAACGGAGTCGCAGAAGTGGCTTCAATTGGCGGTTATGTCAAACAATATCAAGTCGAAGTTGACCCTAACGCCTTATTAGCCTTTAACATTCCGTTATCTAAAGTTAAACGCGCTATTCAACGCTCAAATAATGATGTTGGTGGACGTTTAATTGAAATGGCAGAAACCGAATACATGGTGCGTGGACTGGGTTATATTAAATCGTTAGATGATTTGAATCAGATCCCTTTAGGCGTGAATGAAAATGGCACACCGATACGGTTGCAAGATGTTGCTCATGTCCATTTAGGCGCAGAATTACGTCGAGGAGTCGCTGAATTAGACGGGATAGGTGAAGTCGTAGGAGGGGTTATTATTATGCGTTTTGGTGAAAACGCCCAAGCAACGATTAATGCCGTTAAAGAAAAACTAGAAGAATTAAAACGGGGCTTGCCTAAAGGCGTAGAAATTATTCCTGTTTATGATCGAGGTAATTTAATTACCCGCGCAGTCGATACCTTGAATACCGCTTTAGTACAAGAACTAGTTATTGTTAGTATTATTGTCGCGTTGTTTTTATTACATATCCGCTCATCCTTAGTGATTGTTATTAGCCTACCTTTGGGGATTTTAATCGCCTTTATCTTAATGCGTTGGCAAGGTTTAAATGCCAATATCATGTCCTTAGGGGGGATTGCGATTGCGATTGGCGATATGGTCGATGGGGCAATTGTAATGGTTGAAAATGCCCATAAACATTTAGCCGACGCAGTTGAAAAGAAAAAAGCAGAATTAACTTCAGATGAACGCTGGGAAGTCATTCGTAAATCCTCACAAGAAGTTGGACCTGCGTTATTTTTCTCCTTATTAATTATTACCGTTTCTTTTGTGCCTATTTTTACCATGCAGGCACAAGAAGGGCGGTTATTTAGTCCGCTTGCGTTTACAAAATCGTATGCGATGGGCGCGGCAGCTATTTTAACCGTGACCTTAGTTCCTGTATTAATGGGCTATTTTATACGCGGTAAAATTATTCCAGAACATAAAAACCCTGCTAATCGGTTGTTACATTTTTTACACACGCCAATTTTAAAAGTAGCGATGCGTTTTCGTAGCGTGACTTTATTGCTTGCACTTTTATTATTAGCCTCAAGCTATTATCCTTTATCTAAAGTCGGTAGTGAGTTTATGCCGCCCTTAGACGAAGGCGATATTTTATACATGCCGAGTTCGTTTCCAGGAATTTCAATTACTAAAGCAAAAGAATTATTACAACAAACCGATAAAATTTTAAAAACCTTTCCTGAAGTTGAGCGCGTGTTTGGTAAAATAGGACGTGCAGAAACCGCGACTGATCCAGCTCCCTTAGCGATGATGGAAACCACACTCTCATTAAAGTCACGGGATTTATGGCCTAATCCTAAAAAAACCATGAAAGAATTAATGAATGAAATGGATAAGGCAACTCAATTACCTGGGTTGACTAATGCGTGGACGATGCCGATTAAAAACCGCTTGGATATGTTATCAACAGGGATTAAAACGCCCGTGGGTATCAAGGTTGGTGGCGCGGATTTAAAGGTTTTAGAATCACTGGCTAAAGAAATTGAACAGGTGATGAAAACCATGCCAGAAACCTTATCAGCTTTTGCGGATAGAGCAATGGGGGGGTATTTTTTAGATTTTGATATAGATCGTGAAAAAGCATCTCGTTATGGATTGACCGTCGGCGATATTCAAGATGTGATTCAAACTGCTATTGGGGGAATGAATATCACAGAAACCGTAGAAGGCTTAGAGCGTTATCCTGTTAATCTGCGTTATCCACGAGAATTACGTGATAATCTTGAACAGTTGAAACGTGTATTAATTTCTACGCCAAATGGCAGTCAAATTCCAATGGCATTAGTCGCTGAATTAAAACTCACACGCGGCGCACCCTCAATAAAAAGTGAAGATTCCAGACCCAATGCGTGGATTTATGTGGATATTACCACCTCGGACATAGGAGGTTTTGTAAAAAAAGCCAGACAATTAGTCAAAGAAAAAATCAAACTGCCCGCAGGTTATACGATTAATTGGTCAGGACAATTTGAATATATGGAACGTGCAGCGGCACGTTTAAAAATAGTCGTGCCAATCACTTTATTAGCGATTTTTTTATTACTTTATTTTACCTTTCACAATGTAACTGAGCCTTTGATTGTGATGCTGACCGTGCCATTTGGACTTATTGGTGGCATTTGGATTACTTATGCTTACGATTTCAATTTATCCGTTGCGGTTTATGTCGGTTTTATTGCCTTAGCAGGGACAGCAGCAGAAACGGGAGTGATGGTACTAAATTTTATAGATATAGAAATTGCTGCCTTACGCCGACAAAAACAACGGAGTTTATCAGCCGATGAAATTAGTCAAGCTGTGGAAACAGCAACCGCGTTAAGAGTGCGTCCCGTAGTCATTACTGCTGTTTCAACCATGGCAGGGTTAATTCCTATTATGTGGAGTACAGGCACAGGAGCAGATGTGGCACAACGTATTGCTGCCCCTGTTCTAGGCGGAATGGTTACGGTGTTATTATTGAGCTTATTGGTGTTTCCTGTTATTTATAGCTTTGTTTTGCAACAACAGGAAAATGGTTTACAGAAGTAA
- a CDS encoding type II toxin-antitoxin system RelE/ParE family toxin, producing the protein MIKSFLHKGLERFYQSGNSSGIQNQHSKRLQLILSNLDQAETPEDMNLPGLGLHKLKGNRQNIWSIKVSGNWRVTFRHVNQDVEIVNYEDYH; encoded by the coding sequence ATGATAAAAAGTTTTCTACATAAAGGGTTAGAACGGTTTTACCAATCTGGTAATTCATCGGGCATTCAAAATCAGCATAGTAAAAGATTACAGCTGATTCTTTCTAACTTAGACCAAGCAGAAACCCCAGAGGACATGAATCTACCAGGACTTGGGCTACATAAATTAAAAGGGAATCGGCAAAATATTTGGTCTATCAAAGTCAGTGGAAATTGGCGTGTCACTTTTCGTCATGTTAATCAAGATGTTGAAATTGTAAATTATGAGGACTATCACTAA
- a CDS encoding HigA family addiction module antitoxin, which translates to MVMYNPAHPGEILKELVIESLALSITDAAEHLDVSPKVLTKILNGKINISPEMALRLELVFHKPSANHWLRLQTAYDLWHARQH; encoded by the coding sequence ATGGTTATGTATAATCCAGCCCATCCAGGTGAAATTTTAAAAGAGCTTGTTATTGAATCGTTAGCGTTATCAATCACAGATGCCGCAGAACATTTAGACGTTAGCCCTAAAGTGTTAACAAAAATCTTAAATGGAAAAATCAATATAAGTCCTGAAATGGCTTTACGATTAGAGCTGGTTTTTCATAAACCCTCGGCTAATCATTGGTTACGACTGCAAACGGCTTATGATTTATGGCACGCTCGTCAACATTAA
- a CDS encoding Fic family protein: MLLYLIVKNHSFVDGNKRIAAACFLYFLEKNKLLYNPNHQSIVSGHTLASLTLLIAESKPEEKETIKQVVISILNRQ; the protein is encoded by the coding sequence ATGTTACTTTATCTTATTGTTAAAAATCATTCTTTTGTTGATGGCAATAAACGTATTGCAGCCGCTTGTTTTTTATATTTTTTAGAAAAAAATAAATTATTGTACAACCCAAATCATCAGTCAATAGTAAGTGGTCACACGCTTGCTTCACTGACATTGTTAATTGCAGAAAGTAAACCTGAAGAAAAAGAAACCATTAAGCAAGTCGTGATTAGTATTTTAAATAGACAGTAA
- a CDS encoding type II toxin-antitoxin system PemK/MazF family toxin — protein sequence MIKRRPAYVISRKIFNEHTGLALVAPISSRVRGIMLEIVLEEKLETKGAILIHQLKSLDFSEHEAEFIERVSQASIDKVKALIKVITN from the coding sequence ATGATTAAACGCCGTCCTGCTTATGTTATTTCCAGAAAAATATTCAATGAACATACAGGTTTAGCTTTAGTTGCGCCAATCAGTAGTCGGGTTCGTGGCATTATGCTGGAGATTGTTTTAGAAGAAAAACTTGAGACTAAAGGTGCCATTTTAATCCATCAACTTAAATCATTAGATTTTTCAGAACATGAAGCCGAATTTATTGAGCGCGTTTCACAAGCCAGTATTGATAAAGTAAAAGCCTTGATTAAAGTGATTACAAATTAG